A segment of the Trifolium pratense cultivar HEN17-A07 linkage group LG7, ARS_RC_1.1, whole genome shotgun sequence genome:
TATGTGTAGAGCTCGGTGTTTGAAGGATAATATGAAGGTTAGTTCCTTTTTGCGTTCGTCTATTTGGCACAGTTTGAAACCACATTTTGGAACGGTTTAGCATATTTATTATTGGCGAGACAATTGGCTAGGCTTGCCATTGGTGGAAGCATTACAAACTCCTCCGCTAGCATCTCGCCTTCTTGATACTAAAGTCTCTTCGCTAATTCGTAATGGTAGTTGGCATATCATTGGCTATATTgaagaaagaaggaaaaaaaaaatcctaatttAGTGGATAGAATTACAAAGGTTGTTCCCCCTGAACAGCCTCTTATTGATAAATTGGTTTGGAAGGCGTCCAAAGATGGGTAACTTGATGGCGAAACAAAGTGATTCCACCATCGATGTTGACGAATCAAAATGATTGTGGTTTGGCATAACATTCATAACAAAATGCCAACATTTAGTCGGCATGCCTATTCTACCCTTGATGCCTTGATGAGttcatttaaaaaagaaagacaaaaattatCACTTAGTAGATAAATTTATTCTACTTATTTTGACATTTTCgttctttatatatagtaaataCACAGAAcgtttttttacataaaaaattgtcaaGACAAGATtaataaaaagatattttaTTGTTGCTTTATATGTGACCCTGTTGTTAGATAAAATATTAGTTAGAAatgatgaattaaaaaaatatatataaataactataactcttgtgacatttattttaagaaatacAAGACAATTATTCGCTTCACAAGTTTCTTTTCTCTTTGCCaacaaataaatagaaaatgttttcacaAAGTAAACGGAgcaaatactttttattttgcatGGAAGCTTTGATGTGGAAACAAACAATGAAACTCTTGGATTTTCATCATAAATGGACTATTATGGAAATATCTTAAGCACGGGTTATATCTTTAAGTTAAAAGGTAATCATTTTGAACCTTATGATAATAGTTCAGTTCAAAATAATCTAAGTTTATTATCTCTTTTTTAAGCTAAAGAAGAATCTCATCCATAATTGTCTTGTGATTGATTTAAGTTAAAAACATAtgtatttttcataagctcagtATATCACTAATATCCTATCAAACAACATGCTTTTGATAAAACCAAACTTTTTATAGCTGTAACTAAGGTTGTAAGAATCCAACCTGATAAAAGGATCTTTCTGGATGCACAATTATATGCCATCACAAATGTTGTTAGACAGACTCAAGGGTTAATAACCCCAGAATTTCTGGctaaagaacaaaaaaatgaagaggataCTACATTCAAAGATTTGAGAAGAATGTCGCATTATACTACAAAGGTATGACTCTCCAGCACAAGTCAAATCAATGGGGAAGTCTATCCAACGGCTTCACTGCAGCGACCCCACTGAGTTCCTTTctgaaatatttttcataagcgACCTTTAACTTTCCCTTCCCAGCAGCTTTATGGAATTTCAATATCATATCCGCACAATCCCTATAGTTATTGCAGACAGTTAGCATAAAATAAAGCCACAAAATTTTGAAACTGAAATTGACAATCTTAGAACAAGTGCCTGATCTGTGAAACTTCGTAGCGCGCATGCTTCTGAAGTAGTGGTGTCCATGTTGGGGTTACTTTCAAGGTACAACGTGCAACATAGAGAGCTGATGCACATAGTAATGAAGGCTTGAACGCTAAAGCTTCATATTCAACTAAGCATAGGTCAATGAGAAAGAATGACATGTGTTCAAGCtgcaaaaataaattagaaacaaaaaaatgtgtcatgcataaatatttaattagaaTGACCAATTTCTCATCCAAAATAACTACTAGTCATAAATCAATTAGTATGTCTATATATTGTGCATGCTGAATTACATACCTTCATATCTGATTGTGCAGCCTTGAGAAACCTAACCATAAAAACGTAAGGAGTGGGAGCATTAAGACGGAACTTCAATTTTCTAAGAATAAGCTTTTCCTGAACAGAAAAATCCATCCGAGTCGTTGGTTAGAAAATTAACATTAATAGTAAGAACCATGTTGAACCTTATACATGTgcaaataaaaaccgaaaattgaacaaaaccagcaagatttttgaatttatcAACTGGATCATTTGAAGAttaaagaaatagaaaatgatGTATTATTCAACAGTATTTCCTCTAAACAAGATGGACCAGAGGTGGAAAAGAATCCAACTAGTCTTCAGTATTGAAAAGACTCTGCTCCTTATATTTCTCCAGTTGTATTGTAGATCCATTTCTTTACTTCGCacttttcttattttcattattttggtTAATTCATTTAACAATGCATGAAAAAATGTATCGAGATCATTCTCAGTTTAAACATGACAGGTAAGAGCTAGTAGTGTCCTATGAAATGCTTATTATATGAATATAATAATTGCCTACCATTCCAAGCATCTGATCTCTAGTATACGACTCGGCTGAGATGCTAATCAAATCTTTTACCTATAACAAatgagacaaaataaaaattacaatcatCACAATGAATCACACCCCCTCTTTCTTCAAAATAAATGTTTGAAATGACTTCTCACCCTTGGGTGCCAAAAGTCCTCATACTTTGAAGCCAGCAAAAGTGCTGTAAGACCAACTAACTGCATATCACTTGTTTTTATGTTCACTTGGGAAAGATATTGATCCAACAGTGTCACTGTCAGATATAGGGTCTCAGGCATCAAATCATATTTGAAGTGTACCTGTAAAAGCCAAGAAATAAGCAAAGAAAACGACTAATGTTGGATctacaaaagaaaattatcaGCAAGACAAATGGATAAAGGGACTTATTAACATCCAAAAGAGGGAAAAGATGGAACAATATATAAAGAAAGGACAAGGATAAAAGATAAGACATCTTAAAGATGATGGAAATTAGTTATGTACCTCAATTAGCCAGTTGACTAATACTCCCCGCATGTGAGGAGTAATCTCTGTCTGAATTGACATGTAATTTGATAGAGCTTGACTATGTGCCTGCGATTGCAAGTAATTTTTAGAAACTGAAATAAGAGAACGATAACggaatataaatttaaatgtgcAAAGTTAAAATCTATTTGTAGCATTATGCTTATGATTCATTCATGTTCAGAATTTTGAACCTCCAATATACGATTCTTGGATAAAATTGTGGACGTTGATTATATTGACTGTACGGTATGATACCTATGATTGGTATGTATTGTACGTATTAATTACGATAATTCCAGCAAAGATTGGATGACATCCACTAAAAATACAACAAAGCTAAAAAGGTCAAGTTATTTGAATTATATTCAACAGAAGCAACTTGACGAGATGCATACATGTCTCAAGGTTCAGATGTTTTCTATAAAAAGTTATTTACTGATTCTATAATCAGGGGAGCAATAAAATCCAACAGTAAAATTATAGGAAAATAAGAACAAATGGACAAGCATGTtcaagaaagaagaaaattgaTCAAAAACCAATAACAAAATGGATGTTTCTATGGTaaacaatttcaaatttcaatctgTGGGTAAATGATATCAGAAGCTTAATCAGCATTACCTCGGTATCCCAATAGTACTGATATATATCATCAATGTATTCAGAAACTTCTAGATGATTACATTCATCATCTATATTTGGTAGGTTATCCTGCGCCCTAACTTCACCATTTTCCTTGAGAATCTGCAAATTTAGGCTTATTCTCATTTCAAAATTTTTAGGGGACCTTAAAAAAAAGTGGTATAATAAATTGAGCATGGTACCTTAGATTTTTCCATTAATGAAGTTGTATAAGATTTCCGACGGCTGGATCTTTTTCTTGGAATCAACTCTGATAAATCTGTTTTCAGACTGCTCTCCCCTTCAGATGGAAGATGGGTTTGATTTGCGTCATCGGAAACAACCACGGAACTATTCTCGGGAAGAGATGAAGAAACTTTTGCCTCATCCTTAGATGCTATTGCGGTGGTTGGTTTTGATATGTTCTCGCCTGATATGGATTTAGATTTTAGAGTCCTCTGAGATGTAGAAGCCTTGAGTGTGGTCTTAACAATAGGCTGCATACAAAAAGGCAAAAAATCAGGTTCCAACTTCACTCACTGCATTAGAAAAGTACTCTTAAAGTTTAGAAACATAAGTATAAATGTGGTGGAAATTATTGACTAATGGAATAGAAGGAAGCTTAAAATCACACAATGAACCAAGAAAAATAGAGCACAACATCTTCAACAAGTATGTTGAAGAAACATTAGCAGCAATGCTTTCTTACAGCATAAGAAATAAATTCCaaatgtaaaacaaaataaGCATAGATATGAAAACagctttaaaaataaaaaaccaaatggAATGAAATTCCATAGAACAATTGCAACACCAACCAACCAAATAAAACAATTAGAGCAGACAAGAAACTTTAAAGTACAGCGAACATACCTTGGCGGACTTCCTTGAGGATGCTTGGTAAGCATTACTTGTAACCCTACACCCCCAGATGAAATGACCAATTAATAACGACAAATCACATCCTCTAAACTAGCAATTATCAATTTTGATAAATCCAAGAGAAGTAGTAGTTACTGAAGAACACAAAAGCAGGTCCAGCTATAAACAGAGATATCTAGCAGCTCCAAAttccataaaaatataaaaataaaacatcagATGGGTCTTCTCATTCAAAACTCCAAATTAATGTGCCTACACCCAAGCCAGAGTATTTATGTATTCTGTAGTATATTGCTTTCTACCAGTGTATTGTGTTACGTTACGTATGCATTAGCCTTTCTCTGTGTAATATTGTATATCATATCTTGTTCTAGCTCTCACTTTGAGTTAGTCTAAGTTAGTGCATTTTGTTACATTGTTAGAGAAGAATCTAACTCGAGTACACTAAAAGCAATTCTACAAAGAGTACAGCAATATCTGATTAACGAATAGGAATGTCATTTTTTACTAGttctctctctgtctctctaTTTGCTTTGAACTGTACTAATGGCTGTATCTCTTCAAATTCATGATCTGCTTTGTCCTCTAGTGGCAACCGTATTGGAAAATCCATCCAGATACTAGTCAAGGAACCAAGGTGTCTCGTATTCTTCTCACAGGTTGTCTCTGTCAAAGTCATAGGAATTTCTTGCATTGGAAAAACAATTTGAGGATGTAACCAACATCAATAACCTATATGGATTCATTGGGAATCCTCAAATACCTTAGCGGTTGGCTTATCAATCAGATCATAAATCTGGTGTTGTGATTGTAGCATACCAACAACTGGGAGCAGTAAGATCAAATATTCATCTTTTGGATAGTCTCTTCACTCTTAGTCACTTATCACGCAAGTAATAGGATGTACGCATTTTTTTTCAACGGTGGGATGCTATTTATCACTGCTTCTACTCAAACATTAAGGCCAAAGTTCGTCAACTCAGGGAGGAGCTGCAGAATTCCACAAAAGGAGGAAGAACAATCTCAATATGCCTTATTTGAATTAAATCCATTATTGATTCCCAAACCTCTATCATATATCTATCGTTTTGCAGGACCATATTGATGCAATCGTTCACTTACACATGAGGACTATGATCCCTTTATTACTATAGTAAATGGTTGATTTGATCCTTTGCCTATAACAAATGTTGAATCTCTTCTCATAGCTTGAGGTTTGTGTCAAAAAGCATCATCACCCTCTCAAACTGATACCCATTATGAACACGAAGTTAAGAGTCATCTCCTTATCCACGACCACCAAATCCAACAATGAACTTTGGCCTCTCAATTTGGCTATGGCACTCGACCATTTGGTCTTTGACATGGAGGCAAATCTAACGGCAGTGGTCGCGGAGTAATTTAACATTATGAAAAGCACCGTAAGAATAATGGAGAAAAGGTGTATGAAACAAAAGCAGGTACCCAAAGAATGTGGGTATCTATTTCAATAAGGTAACAAGCCCAAAATTCATAGGACCCAAGGTCACTATACCATGATAACTCTTTTGTCTAGATGGAACTACATTAAAGTTCAAACCCTTGGGTAGAGTTGTAGGTCAATAGTACCAATTATTATAGGCTAACTTGCTAGACTCCTCCAGGTTTGCAACTTGAAGACCAATCAAACAGAAAATATACTAAAAGTACGCAATTATCAGAGGCATAGACTAATAATATGATTACTTATTAATTACTAATTATCACTTACATTTGAATAAAGCCATCACTAACTCGAGTCTTCAATAGATGGCTCCTTGTATTAATTAGTTGGGAACTAACTCTTCTGTCTGTTGTCAGCTTACCTGAAATAAACAGTCAATTAAGTTTGATCAAAATAGAATAAGTCAGCTCGTTGACATTTTCAGAGCTTTTATTTGTGTCATGACTGCTTACTTGGAAGACCAGTTTGGCCATTAGCTCTTTCAGAACTTCCAGCATTTTCCTAGAAGGAAGTAAAATAAGAAGAGAaacaagaaaaggaaaaattaaatgACATTATATTTGCCATTATTCATCACCATGAAAgataaattgtaaataaaattatGCTAACCTTTGTGTTATTACTCTCAACCCTGTTTACCCTCCTTGGAACTGGCAGCGACTTCCTTGAAATGCTTTGAAGAGACAAATAAACGTTCTGGTTTTAGTCGCGTGTTgttcataaaatttaaataaaacaacaaaatgaaATTCACAAAACCTTGTTGTTGGCAACATAGGCTTCTTTGCAAacctaaaaggaaaaaaatgtgtCAGGATAATTTCTAGAATAACATGCTTGTAATCATAAATAACAAACATAAATAACTGAATATTCAATTAAATGTGAGATAAACAAAAGACGGGGACCTCAAGTACCTATCCTTTGTAGCAACTGATTGACGTCCATTTGAACTATTCTTCTGATCACCTAAAGAAACCCTTAAACCTGTGCCTAAAGGAACTGGCAGAGACTTCCTTGAAATGCTTGGAAGAGACAAATCAATGTTCTGGTTTTAGTCGCATGTTGTTCATAAAACTTACACAAATCAATAAAATGAAATTCACAAAACCTTGTAGTTGTTGTAGGTAACATAGGCTTCCTTGCAAACCTAAAAGATAAAAAAGTACCGGGATAAATTTTAGAATAACATGCTTGGAATCATAAATAACAAACATATATAACTTAATATCCAATTAATAGTGAGATAAACAAAGTGATGGGATCTTAAGTACCTATTCTTCGTGGCAACTGACTGACCTccatttgaatttgaactatTCTTCTGATCACCTAAAGAAACCCTTAAACCTGTGCCTACCA
Coding sequences within it:
- the LOC123899654 gene encoding putative cyclin-B3-1 isoform X1 → MLPTTTTSISRKSLPVPLGTGLRVSLGDQKNSSNGRQSVATKDRFAKKPMLPTTSISRKSLPVPRRVNRVESNNTKENAGSSERANGQTGLPSKLTTDRRVSSQLINTRSHLLKTRVSDGFIQMVTSNAYQASSRKSAKPIVKTTLKASTSQRTLKSKSISGENISKPTTAIASKDEAKVSSSLPENSSVVVSDDANQTHLPSEGESSLKTDLSELIPRKRSSRRKSYTTSLMEKSKILKENGEVRAQDNLPNIDDECNHLEVSEYIDDIYQYYWDTEAHSQALSNYMSIQTEITPHMRGVLVNWLIEVHFKYDLMPETLYLTVTLLDQYLSQVNIKTSDMQLVGLTALLLASKYEDFWHPRVKDLISISAESYTRDQMLGMEKLILRKLKFRLNAPTPYVFMVRFLKAAQSDMKLEHMSFFLIDLCLVEYEALAFKPSLLCASALYVARCTLKVTPTWTPLLQKHARYEVSQIRDCADMILKFHKAAGKGKLKVAYEKYFRKELSGVAAVKPLDRLPH
- the LOC123899654 gene encoding putative cyclin-B3-1 isoform X2, coding for MLPTTTTRKSLPVPLGTGLRVSLGDQKNSSNGRQSVATKDRFAKKPMLPTTSISRKSLPVPRRVNRVESNNTKENAGSSERANGQTGLPSKLTTDRRVSSQLINTRSHLLKTRVSDGFIQMVTSNAYQASSRKSAKPIVKTTLKASTSQRTLKSKSISGENISKPTTAIASKDEAKVSSSLPENSSVVVSDDANQTHLPSEGESSLKTDLSELIPRKRSSRRKSYTTSLMEKSKILKENGEVRAQDNLPNIDDECNHLEVSEYIDDIYQYYWDTEAHSQALSNYMSIQTEITPHMRGVLVNWLIEVHFKYDLMPETLYLTVTLLDQYLSQVNIKTSDMQLVGLTALLLASKYEDFWHPRVKDLISISAESYTRDQMLGMEKLILRKLKFRLNAPTPYVFMVRFLKAAQSDMKLEHMSFFLIDLCLVEYEALAFKPSLLCASALYVARCTLKVTPTWTPLLQKHARYEVSQIRDCADMILKFHKAAGKGKLKVAYEKYFRKELSGVAAVKPLDRLPH